Within Microterricola gilva, the genomic segment TCGCGCCGATCGAACTGGCGCCGTTCTCGTGGAAGAACGTCGACCTCGGCGCGCTCGAGCCGATCGCGGCATCCGCACCCTTGGTCAGCCACAGTGTGGAGACCACCTCGCAGAAGGGGCGCGAGCTGAACTTCGCCACGGAGACGGTGCGCAGCAAGCAGCTCGGCACGATCGAGTCGCCATTCCACACCCTGCAGTACGAGGTCGGCTCCGGTCGGATCGTGTCGCTGCGCGACCGTGCGCAGGGCCGCGAGCTGCTGGCGACGCGGCGAGGCATGGACTTCTTCTCGTTCGTGCGGGAGCGCCCGGACGAGCTCGTCGACGGCAGCAGGCAGTCCTTCTACCGCCGCGACCTCGACAACGAAAAGGTCGACGCCTCCTGCTGGGTCGACTGGGAGCCGATCCACGACTCCGCCACCCGGGTGAGCGCCTGCACCGTCACTGAGGCGCACGGGCGAATCACCCTCGAGCGCCGTTTTGATGCGCCGGGCATGGTCACCGTGCTGCAGCGGATCTCGCTGCTCGGTGATGACCCCGTCATCCACGTCGAGGTCACTCTGGATCTCGTGCCGGCCTCCTCTCCGCAGGCGATCTACCTCTCCGTGCCGCTGGCGATGGCCGGCGGCTGGCAGGCGGGCTTCGATACAGCAGGCGAGTTCGTGAAGCTCGATGACGACCAGCTGCCCGGCGCGAGCCGCAACTGGGTCACGGCCGAGAGCATGGTCGCCATGTGGGGCGACGGCGGCGGTGTCGCGATGTTCATGCCAGACGCCCCCGGCGCACAGTTCGGCGACTTCGGCTTCAAGGAGCCGCTCGACTCGATCCCGCGCGGCGAGAACCCACTGCTGCTGGCCTGGCCCGTCAACAACTACTGGGACACGAACTTCGCGCAGATGCAGACGGGGGCGAACACCTTCCGCTACGGTTTCTGCTCCTTCGCCGAGATAGATGCCGCGGCGCTCGCCGAGCGCGCCAAGCAGTTCCGGCTGCCGCCGCAGATCTGGCCGGTCACCAGCAACGGCGCCGCCGCGGGCGACGGCCGCTTCGCCGGACACTGACCGCCCCTTCACGGCAGCCTGATTCCGTACCCAGCTTGGAGACGCAATGCCCATCACCCCATCCGCGAGCGGTGACGCCTGGTTCCTGGAGACCCCGAACACGCTCTACGTGATCGGGCTCTCCGAGCTGGGGGTGCCCGACCAGCGCTACTGGGGGCCGCGTCTGCCCGCGTCCGACTGGCCGCAGATCGTCCGCAAGATGCGCTCGCGGAGTCTGCACAGCCACGGTTCCCGCCCGTCGGAGGTCGAGGAGGAGGTGCTCCCGAGCGGCGGTTCGCGCTGGGGGGTCTCCAGCCTGGACATCGTGCTCGACGGCGGTGACCGCGCCCCGGAGCTCGGGTTCACGACGGCGCACATCGAGCGGAGCGACTCCGAGAGCCACCTCGCGCTCACGCTGCTGGACTCCAAGGGCATGCTGGCGGTCACACTGCACTACCGCGTGCGCGAGGGCTCCGACGTCATCGAGCGCTGGACCGAGCTCTCCCTCGACGCCACGGCCGCCGGAGGCGCCCGGGTGCACCGACTGGATTCGGCGAACTGGTTCATCGACGACCAGGACGACTACCGCTACTCCTCCGTCAACGGCTACTGGGCGGGCGAGACCCGGCTCGAACGCGGCACGCTGCCGACCGGCGAGCTGAACTTCACCAGCCGGACCGGCCTCACCAGCCACGGCGCCAACCCGTGGATCATGCTCGACGACGGCACCGCCACAGAAGAGCGGGGCCTCGTCCGCACGATCGCGCTCGGCTGGAGCGGCACCTGGCGGCTGAGCACCCAGCGGCGTGCGGAGGGCGGCGTCTCCGTCAGCGGAGGGTTCGGGCACGACGGCGTTGTGCTCACGCTCGCCCCCGGCGGGGCACTGAGCACGCCGGCATCCTTCGGTCTGCTCAGCACAGAGGGCTTCGGGGGTGCGTCACGGAGCTGGCACGCCTTCGCCCGCGAGAGCATCCGCCCGAGCGGCGACGAGCTGAACCCCGTGCTGTACAACTCGTGGGAGGCCACCGAGTTCGACGTCACCGAGGAGGGCCAGCGGGCGCTCGCCGAGATCGCGGCCGGCCTGGGGGTCGAGCTCTTCGTGGTGGATGACGGCTGGTTCAGCACGCGCACCAACGACCGGAGCGGCCTGGGGGACTGGGCGCCGAACCCGGAGCGCTTCCCGCACGGGCTGCACGCCCTGCGGGAACACATCACCGGCCTCGGCATGAAGTTCGGACTCTGGGTCGAGCCGGAGATGGTCAATCCAGACAGCGCGCTCTACCGGGAGCACCCGGAGTGGGTGCTGCACTTCGCCGGCCGTCGGCGCGCCGAGCGGCGCAACCAGCTGGTGCTGAACTTCGCCAGGCCCGATGTGCGGGCATGGGCGGCCGCCTGGCTGGACGAGCTGGTCCGCGAGAACCGCCTCGACTTCCTGAAGTGGGACATGAACCGCCCATTCACCCAGGCCGGCTGGCCTGGCGCCGCCGACGAGCAGGATTCGCTCTGGGTGGAGCACACCCGCGGCGTCTACGACATCATGGCCGGTCTGCGCGCCGCGCACCCGCGGCTGCGCATCGAGGCCTGCGCCGGCGGCGGCGGGCGGATCGACCTCGGCATGCTGGCGAACGCCGACCAGTTCTGGACCTCGGACAACACCGACGCCATCGACCGCCAGCCGATCCAGCACGGCTTCAGCCAGATCTACCCCGCGATCGCCATGACGAACTGGGTGACCGACTCACCCAATCCGCTGACCTTCCGCGAGGTTCCGCTCGAGTACCGCTTCCACGTCGCGATGACCGGAATCCTCGGCATCGGGGGGAACCTCGCGAACTGGTCGGAGGAGGAGCGTGCGGATGCCGCGCGACTGATCGAGCAGTACAAGGGCATCCGTGAGGTTGTGCAGCTCGGCGAGCAATACCGGATCGGCGGCGAGCCGGGCGCGGAGCGGTCGGCGGTGCAGTACGTGCACGGCGACCGCGTCGTCGTCTTCTGTTTCGAGCCGCGCCGCACGCTGGATCGCGGTCCGCGGCAGCTGCGGCTGCCCGGCTTGGACCCGCGCGCCGACTACCGGGTGCTCGACACCGGCGCGGTGCACAGCGGCTCCTACCTCGCGAACCGCGGCCTGGCGTTCCACGAGCGCGAGCACGTGATCGAGGCGACCGGTTCGCTGCGTTTCTCGCACCGCGACTTCATCAGTTCGATCACCGAGCTCGTCCGCCTCGGCTAGGTCCCGTTCAGCGCGGTCCCGATGCGTGCGCTCAGTGCCGCGTGACGAAGTCGACACGCACACGCAGACCCCCGAGCTGGCTCGGTTCCACGAGCAGGCGGGCGCCGTGGGCTGCGGCGATTGTGGCGACCAGCGCAAGGCCCAGGCCCGTGCCCGCCGTTCCACTCGAGATGCGGGAGGATCCGCGCACGAACGGCTCGGTGAGCGTGGGAATGATGTGAGGGTCGACTCCTTGGCCCGTGTTCTCCACGATCACGGCGACCCCGGATGCCGTGCTCTCGACGGACAGCAGCACCCGGGCATCGGAGGCGCGGTTGTGGCGAATCCCGTTCTGCAGCAGGTTGACGATCAACTGGGTGAGCAGCACGGCGTCCCCGCCCAGGACGCAGGGCTCGACGGTCGTGCTGATGGTGACAGCGGAGGCCTCCGCTTCGCCGTGCACGGCGTCCGTGGCCTGCAAGACGATCGCTGCCAGCTCGACACGACCGGCGGTCCGCGGGCCGGCCTCGATTCGTGCCAGCTGCAGCAAGGCGTCGACGAGATTCTGGCTGCGCCGGTTGGTGATCTCGAGCCGCCGCACGAGCTCGTCGTAGTCTGTGCCATCCGGGTCCTGCGCGGCGACCTCGAGCATCGTGCGAATCACCGCGATGGGGGTGCGCAGCTCGTGTGAGGCGTTTGAGGCGAATCGCCGTTGCGAGTCGACGGTGTGTTCAACGCGATCCAGCATGCCGTCGAAGGCCTCGGCCAGCTCGACGTACTCGGTCGGGGCCCCGCGCAGGGCGATGCGATGCGTGAGGTCTCCGGCCGCCACCGCTCGCACGCCGGCGTGAATCCGGTCGAGCGGCCGCAGCAGCCGGCCGGAGAGCAGCCAGCCGCCGGCCACCCCGATCACGACGAAGAAGAGCATCGCGTAACCAGCGGTCGGCGCGAGCACCTCGATGAGGTCGGAGCGGTTGGGCGCGAAGCCGCCGTCCCCTGAACGCTGAACGGCTTCGTCCGGAACGAAACGGAGCACCGCGAAAGCGACGAGCAGCAACGTTGCCCCGGCCAACACGAGAAAACCGGCGAACGCTGCCGTCATGCGGAAACGTGCGCTGTGCACGAGGCGCTGCAGCCGCCACCACCGCTCGCTGCCCGCGATCACGAACCCGGTGCTGCCGTTGTCGCCGGCGCCGCCATGCGGTAGCCGATGCCGGGGACGGTCTCGATGACCCACGGCTCGCCCAGTCGTTTGCGCAGCCCGGAGATGGTGATTCGCACGGCATTCGTGAACGGGTCCGCGTTCTCGTCCCACGCGCGCTCGAGCAGCGCCTCTGCGCTGATCACGCCACCGTTTGCCTCGCCCAACACCTGCAACACCGCGAATTGCTTGCGGCTGAGCGAGATGAGCCGGCCATCGCGGTGGACCTCACGGCGGAAGGGGTCGATGGTGACACCGTGGATGTCGATGACGGGCGGCCTGGGCGTGTCAGACCTCCGCGAGAGCGCTCGCAACCGCACGACGAGTTCTCGCATGGCGAATGGCTTGGTGAGGTAGTCGTCTGCGCCCAGCTCGAAACCCTGCACCTTCTCATCGAGCCGGTCTGCGGCGGTGAGCATGAGTATGCGTGTCCGCGTCCCGGTGGCCACGAGATGCCGCGCGATGTCGTCGCCCGACGGGCCCGGGATGTCGCGGTCGAGGATGACGGCGTCGTAGTCGTTGAGTTCGAGCATCTCGAGCGCGGTGTCGCCGTCACCGGCGATGTCGGCGGCGAACGCCTCCAGCCGCAGGCCGGCGCGCACGGCGTCGGCGAGGAACGGCTCATCCTCCACGATCAGTACACGCATAAGGCCCCAGTGTACGGAGCGGCACATATCGTGAGCGTATGCGTCGGCATGAGCACGCCCGGCTCGACGAGAGCCGGAGCCGCGCCGCTCAGCTGAGCGGGTTGTGTCCTGGGCCGACGATGCTGAGGATCGACTCCCCGCGCTTGAGCGTGAGCTTCATGCGGAACGAGCCTGTGCGTGCGAGGTGCGCCGCGATGGCCGCGGCCGCGAGGATCGGGACAGCGCCGGCGATGACCAGCGCGATGCGGGGGCCAGCGGCATCCGCGATGGCTCCGAGCAGGGGGCTGCCGATCGCTTGGCCGCCGACGAGAATCGCGACGTAGAGCGAGACGATCCGACCACGGATGCGCAGATTCGACGAGAGCTGCACGAGCGAGTCCGAGACGATTTCGTACAGCACCCGCATGCAGCCGGCGCCGGCCA encodes:
- a CDS encoding alpha-galactosidase; translation: MPITPSASGDAWFLETPNTLYVIGLSELGVPDQRYWGPRLPASDWPQIVRKMRSRSLHSHGSRPSEVEEEVLPSGGSRWGVSSLDIVLDGGDRAPELGFTTAHIERSDSESHLALTLLDSKGMLAVTLHYRVREGSDVIERWTELSLDATAAGGARVHRLDSANWFIDDQDDYRYSSVNGYWAGETRLERGTLPTGELNFTSRTGLTSHGANPWIMLDDGTATEERGLVRTIALGWSGTWRLSTQRRAEGGVSVSGGFGHDGVVLTLAPGGALSTPASFGLLSTEGFGGASRSWHAFARESIRPSGDELNPVLYNSWEATEFDVTEEGQRALAEIAAGLGVELFVVDDGWFSTRTNDRSGLGDWAPNPERFPHGLHALREHITGLGMKFGLWVEPEMVNPDSALYREHPEWVLHFAGRRRAERRNQLVLNFARPDVRAWAAAWLDELVRENRLDFLKWDMNRPFTQAGWPGAADEQDSLWVEHTRGVYDIMAGLRAAHPRLRIEACAGGGGRIDLGMLANADQFWTSDNTDAIDRQPIQHGFSQIYPAIAMTNWVTDSPNPLTFREVPLEYRFHVAMTGILGIGGNLANWSEEERADAARLIEQYKGIREVVQLGEQYRIGGEPGAERSAVQYVHGDRVVVFCFEPRRTLDRGPRQLRLPGLDPRADYRVLDTGAVHSGSYLANRGLAFHEREHVIEATGSLRFSHRDFISSITELVRLG
- a CDS encoding sensor histidine kinase, whose protein sequence is MTAAFAGFLVLAGATLLLVAFAVLRFVPDEAVQRSGDGGFAPNRSDLIEVLAPTAGYAMLFFVVIGVAGGWLLSGRLLRPLDRIHAGVRAVAAGDLTHRIALRGAPTEYVELAEAFDGMLDRVEHTVDSQRRFASNASHELRTPIAVIRTMLEVAAQDPDGTDYDELVRRLEITNRRSQNLVDALLQLARIEAGPRTAGRVELAAIVLQATDAVHGEAEASAVTISTTVEPCVLGGDAVLLTQLIVNLLQNGIRHNRASDARVLLSVESTASGVAVIVENTGQGVDPHIIPTLTEPFVRGSSRISSGTAGTGLGLALVATIAAAHGARLLVEPSQLGGLRVRVDFVTRH
- a CDS encoding response regulator transcription factor, producing MRVLIVEDEPFLADAVRAGLRLEAFAADIAGDGDTALEMLELNDYDAVILDRDIPGPSGDDIARHLVATGTRTRILMLTAADRLDEKVQGFELGADDYLTKPFAMRELVVRLRALSRRSDTPRPPVIDIHGVTIDPFRREVHRDGRLISLSRKQFAVLQVLGEANGGVISAEALLERAWDENADPFTNAVRITISGLRKRLGEPWVIETVPGIGYRMAAPATTAAPGS